One window of bacterium genomic DNA carries:
- a CDS encoding MBL fold metallo-hydrolase produces MILEGFPVGPVQANCYLFGDDAVGELFVIDPGDEPERILAAVRRHGGRVAAIVNTHGHFDHVMAVEAVRRATGAPFWIHEAERQVLAEGPARAKEIFGVDVPPSPAVDRWLKDGELLRVGSLGLTVRHTPGHSPGGVCLLGEGLAFVGDTLFAGSIGRTDLPGASTEALLESIARVLLPLPDDTICYPGHGPETTIGEERRSNPFLQGLQAARKPK; encoded by the coding sequence ATGATTCTCGAGGGCTTCCCGGTCGGGCCGGTTCAGGCGAATTGCTATCTCTTCGGGGACGACGCCGTCGGCGAACTCTTCGTGATCGATCCAGGGGACGAGCCGGAACGGATCCTGGCCGCGGTGCGCAGGCACGGCGGACGCGTCGCGGCGATCGTCAATACCCATGGCCATTTCGACCACGTGATGGCCGTCGAGGCGGTGCGCCGGGCGACCGGCGCACCGTTCTGGATCCACGAGGCCGAGCGCCAGGTGCTGGCGGAGGGGCCCGCGCGCGCGAAGGAGATCTTCGGCGTGGACGTGCCGCCGTCCCCGGCGGTGGACCGGTGGCTCAAGGACGGGGAGCTGCTCCGTGTGGGGAGCCTCGGCCTGACCGTTCGTCACACGCCCGGGCACAGCCCCGGGGGCGTGTGTCTCCTGGGGGAGGGGTTGGCGTTCGTCGGCGATACGTTGTTCGCCGGCAGCATCGGACGGACCGATCTTCCCGGCGCGAGCACGGAGGCTCTCTTGGAGTCGATTGCGCGCGTGCTGCTGCCGCTACCCGACGACACGATCTGTTACCCTGGGCACGGTCCGGAGACGACGATCGGGGAGGAGCGGCGATCCAACCCGTTCCTCCAAGGCCTCCAGGCCGCTCGGAAGCCCAAGTAG
- a CDS encoding ATP-grasp fold amidoligase family protein: MQRALERAVKAVLPEQVASMLILMRRHKLIFGVYPNLLHPVTYNEKLVHRILFDRRPIWARLQDKYAVREYVKERIGEQALTRLYWVTKDPADIPFDALPDKFVVKPTHASGWIVLVQDKTRLNQRELVGTCQRWLRENFFHCSRERPYKSIVPRIMIEEYINDGTGLVPRDYKLHVFDGRVEIISVMAGRFQDIRCTVHRRPWTKLDIKWGMEQLDADPAPPRHLEAMIEYAEALAKGLDYVRVDLYDTADKVYFGELTPTPGAGTFAFEPREFDNEMGKLWSMS, from the coding sequence GTGCAGAGAGCGCTGGAACGTGCGGTGAAGGCTGTGCTGCCAGAACAGGTCGCATCGATGCTCATTTTGATGCGGCGTCACAAGCTCATATTCGGAGTCTATCCGAATCTTCTTCATCCAGTGACGTACAATGAGAAGCTGGTGCATCGCATCTTGTTCGACCGCCGACCGATTTGGGCGCGGTTGCAGGACAAGTACGCGGTGCGCGAGTACGTCAAAGAACGAATCGGCGAACAGGCGTTGACGCGCTTGTACTGGGTGACGAAGGACCCGGCCGACATCCCATTCGACGCGCTACCGGACAAGTTTGTCGTGAAGCCAACCCACGCCTCGGGGTGGATCGTGCTCGTGCAGGATAAGACACGACTTAATCAGCGGGAGCTCGTCGGGACTTGCCAGCGGTGGCTCCGTGAGAACTTCTTCCACTGCTCTCGAGAACGGCCCTATAAGAGCATCGTCCCCCGCATCATGATCGAGGAGTACATCAACGATGGCACCGGGTTGGTGCCTAGGGACTACAAGCTCCATGTCTTCGATGGGCGGGTCGAGATCATTTCCGTCATGGCCGGGCGGTTTCAGGACATTCGCTGCACAGTGCATCGACGCCCTTGGACCAAATTGGACATAAAGTGGGGCATGGAGCAGCTTGACGCAGACCCAGCTCCTCCTCGGCACCTTGAAGCGATGATCGAGTATGCTGAGGCTTTGGCAAAAGGGCTGGACTACGTCCGGGTGGACCTGTACGATACCGCGGACAAAGTTTACTTCGGCGAACTGACGCCAACGCCGGGAGCTGGGACATTCGCTTTCGAACCTCGTGAGTTCGACAACGAGATGGGGAAACTCTGGTCTATGTCGTGA